From the genome of Streptomyces sp. JH34:
GAGCCCATGACCGCCGATTCGGTCAGCTCCAGTTGCAGCAGACCGGGTTCCAGACCGGTCTCGGCCAGGACCTCCGCGACGTCGGCGACCAGATCCGAGTCCCGGAGCTGCCGCACGGCGATGTTGACGCTGATGAAGAGCGCGGGATCCTCCGGGTGTTCGAGCTGCCAGCGGCGCGCCTGGAGACAGGCCGTGCGCAGCACCCAGCGGCCGAGCTGGACGATGGTGCCGTCCTCCTCGGCGATCGGGACGAACCGGCTGGGAGCCAGCAGCCCGAACCGCGGGTGGTTCCAGCGGACCAGGGCCTCCACACCCCGTACGACCTCGTCCGCCATGCCGACCAGCGGCTGGTACTCCAGCGTGAACTCCCCGCGGTCGACGGCCGGGCGGAGCGTGGAGGAGAGCGCCTGCCGGGTCATCCGGTGGGCGTTGCGCTCCGGGTCGAACAGGGTCCAGCGGGCCCGGCCGTCGGCCTTGGCCCAGTACAGCGTGGTGTCCGCCGCCTGCATCAGGGCGGTGGCCGAGGTGTCGGCGGACGACCGCTCCACCACACCGATCGACGCGGAGACCGACAATCGGTGTCCGGACACCTCGAACGGCCGCTGGAGGGCGGCGCATACCGAACGGGCGAGCTCGGTGAGCTGGTGCGTCCCCGACGATTTCTCGACGAGGATGGCGAACTCGTCACCGCCGAGGCGCGCCACCAGATGGCCGCCGGTGCGGTGCCCGTCGGCCTCGGCGCAGTCGGTGAGCCGCGCGGCGACGGCGGCGAGCAACCGGTCGCCGGTGCGGTGGCCCAGGGTGTCGTTGACCGCCTTGAAGCCGTCGATGTCCAGGTAGCAGAGACCGATCCGGCCGGGCGGCGCCTCCGGCGTACCTGCGGCGTCCGGCGCCTCCAGGGCGCTCGCGAGCCGTTCGAAGAACAGTGTGCGGTTGGGCAGCCTGGTCACGGGGTCGTGCATCCGCAGATGACGCAGCCGCTCCCGAAGCTCCCGCCGGTCGCTGATGTCGGCGACGGACAGCAGCACGCGCTCCGCGCCGTCGGCGGGGTCGCCCATCGGCACGACGGTGACCTCCGCCCACAGCGGCCGGCCATCGGCGTGCTTGAGCCGCCTGGTGCACCGGAGCCTGGGCCGGGTGCCGCGCAGCACCTCGTTGTACGCCCGCCAGGTGGGGCCGTCCGAGGACAGCCCGACGAGGTCTGCCGCGGGTTGCCCGGTCAGGGCCGCCGGGTCCCTGCCGAGCAGCCCGCCCAGCGCGTCGTTCGGAGTCACGACCTGGCCGCGGAGGTCGACGACGGCCATCGGGAGGGCGGCCGCCGCGAACGCGGCCCGGTAGTCGCGCAACTCGGAGAGACCCGGCCTCGGGTGATCACGCTGTGTGACCTCTGGTGGCCCGGAGCCGGGAGGCGTGCCCGCCCGGGGTGTCGGCCCTTCGTCGGTTCCGCTCACCGCTCGCTCCCGCTGTGCAGATTGTCGTGAACAGGTATGGCCGGGCAGGCGCGTGGAGTGGAGCGCCGTCCCAGGGGCGGCAACCACGCAGGAAAGCGAGGTGAAGCATAGAGGGTCGCGCGCCGGCCGTTCCAGCGCGCCCACCGTTTCGGACACGTGGTACGCGCATGGCCCACGCCCGCGTGGCGCCCGCGCCGGTCAGGGTGCGCTCCAGCGAATTGGTCAGAGATGATCTATTTTCTGGCGATCTGTTCCCTGCGAATTTCTGGGTGAGCAAATGTGACTGTCTGTGTATGTGATCGTCCTTCTGGGGATGGCCCGCCAGGCCTCCCCTGACCCGTGTGGGGCAGCACAACAGGGCGTGCGCCACCGGATCGGCACAGGGTGAGGAGGAAGCCCCGCATTCGCCACCCGGAGGTAGATGTGCCGCGTCAGCACGGACCCGGGGGACCGGAGAGGCCGAGACTGCGCAGTGCGGCGGCTGCCCTCACCTCCCTCCTGGCGCTCGCCGCCACCGGACTGGTCGCAGGGCCGGCCGTGGCGGCCACGCGCGACGCGGGACCGTGCGCCCTGCCCAGGACCGGAGCGCACCACTCCCTCGGGCTCGACACCTGGAACGGCGCCTACCCGCGCCCCGAACACGGTCTCGACGCGGTCATGGTCTTCCTCTCGTTCCCCGACTCCGAGCCCGTGGTGTCCCCGGAGGTGCTCGCCGCCGACTACTTCCCCTCCACCACCCGCTTCTTCCGGCGCGCCTCGTACGGGAAGTTCACCCTGCGCGCCCACCCGCAGCGGCAGTGGACCGCCATGCCCCATCCGTCCACCTGGTACGGCATACAGCGTGACTGGGGATCCGAGCGCCGCAGCGCCTACCTGCGCGACGCGATCAGGGCCGCCGACGAGCAGACCGACTTCGCCGCGCACGACGTCGTCTACCTCGTCGCCGACCCGGACGCCCCCGGCGTCGACTCCGACGCCACCAAGGTCGTCAACTTCGACCGGCCGGTACGCGCGGACGGCACGGACATCAGGCGCGTGGTCACCGTGTTCGAGGAGCACCCGCCGGACCGGAACGTCCTCGCGCACGAGACCGGGCACGTCTTCGACCTGGCGGACCTGTACCACCGGCCGGAGGACGGGAAGGGCGACTGGGACACCTACGTCGGTGACTGGGACGTGATGGGCAGCCAGTTCGGACTGTCGCCCGACCTGTTCGGCTGGCACAAGTGGAAGCTCGGCTGGCTGGAGGGCGAGGAGGTGGTGTGCGTGCAGGGCGCCGCCGACCTCACGCTGCAGCCCATGGCCGAGGTGCCCCTGCCCGGGGCGTCCGTCGGGACCCGGCTCGCGGTCGTCAGGACGGGCACGGACAGCGCCCTGGCCATCGAGGCCCGCAGCGCCACGGGCAACGACCGGACGACCTGCACCGAGGGTGTGCTCGTCTACCGCATCCGCAACGCGACGCCGTCCGGTGGCGGCCCGGTCGAGGTGCTGGACACCCACCCCGAGTCGGACGCCTGCTGGGACCGGTCGGTCTATCCGCCGCTCGCCGACGCCCCCCTCCGGGAGGGCGAGCGCTACACCGTGCCGGGCGAGCGCATCCGTATCGACGTCGCCGACCGGACCCCGTCGGGAGCCTGGACCGTCCGCGTCACCACCGGCGTCTGACCTGGGAGGACGCGCACACGAAGAAGCCCCCTCGCTTCCGCGAGGGGGCTTCTTCCGTCGGTGCGCCGTCAGGGACTCGAACCCCGGACCCGCTGATTAAGAGTCAGCTGCTCTAACCAACTGAGCTAACGGCGCCTGCTGACGTCGTAGACATTAGCACCCGGATCGGCGGGAGGAAAAATCGAATTCCCGGTGGTCGACGGGGCCGCCGACCGGCCCACCCGCACGCAGGCCCACAACAGCACGTCCGGCCCCGGCAGCCAGGGGCTACGCGTGTCGGGGGCAACCACCCAGCGGGGTCCGCCGGCGTCCGCGCCGCCGGTCAGGGGCGGGACGGTGACCGCGTCACCCGTGCCGTGACAGAGCACCGGCACCAGGGCGCCCTGGTGCGCGCGGAACCCGTCGGCGGAACCGGTGCCCCACTCCTCCCACGCCAGGAGGGACGGGAGGCGCTGGGCCGTCCCCGGAGCCGCGAACAGCAGCATCCGGCCCCGATGCGTGGCGACGGGGCCCGACCCGGGGCCCTCCGCCCACAGCCGCTCCAGCATGCGCCTGCCGAACAGCGCCGGCACGTTCACCACGTCGAAGACGGAGCCGCACGGCAGCACCCCGGGTGCGGAGGGGCGGGTCTCCCACTGCGAGAGCGTGCTGCGGGGGTGGGAGGAGGCGCCCGCCAGCCACGCGGCTCCCGACGCGGTGACCTGGGCGGCCCGGTCGTCGGCGCGGTGGTCGGTACGGTCCCGCAGCAGGGCGAAGATGTCGACACCGCGGTGCGGGGCGGCGGCGGTGCCGGTCCGCAGGGTCGTTTCGTCGTTCAGCCAGGCGCTCATGGCGTCATGTCTACCGGCTGTGACGCTCCTGTCCCGCAGAGTCGCCGAAAGCGGGACAGGGCGCGGAGTGACGGAGTATCTTGCCCCGCTGAATATGCCAGGGGTGTACCCACGGTGACGGACGGTCGTGCGGTACCCGGGCCGCGGTACCCGGCCCGCGCGGTGCCCGGGTCAGCGCGCGGGGTCGTCGAGCAGGGACCGGCCGAACTCGATCATCTTCTTGGCGTAGTCCTCGGTCCACTCCGCGCGCCCGGCTATCTCCGCGGCCGTCAGCCGGTCGAACCGGCGCGGATCGGCAAGCTGGGCGGCGGCCACCGCCTGGAACTCCACGGCCCGGTCGGTCGCCGCCCGGAAGGCGAGCGTCAGCTCCGTCGCACGGGCCAGCAGTTCCTTCGGATCCTCCATCGACTCCAGGTCGAAGAAGTGCTCCGGGTCGGCTGCCGCCTCCGACGGCTCGAAGAGCAGCGGCGCCGGACGTAGCCTCTGCCGCTCGTTCCGCTCGGGTTGTGCCATGTGGTCTTCCCTTCTCGTACGGCCGGACGGCCACCTTCCATTGTCCAGCCCGGCGCAAGAGCGCTGCCCAGGATCAGGGCGACCAATGCACGCGATGCTCGGCGAGATGGGACATGACCGCGTGATTCGCCTCCCAGCCGTCGGGGAACTTCACCGTCACGCCGAGCTGCACCGGCTCCGTCGACGGGTGCTCGTCCAGCAGGTCGGCCACCCCGGCCCGGCACACGACGACGCAGGCGTGCCGGTGCCGCGAGGCCAGTACGCACAGGCGGCCCGTCTCCAGGTGGAACGCCGTGGCGTCCGGACGGCCCGACAGGGGGTGCAGGACCACCGTGACATCGAACTCGCGGCCCTGGAGCCGGTTCGCCGTGTCCACCGCCACGCCCGTCACACCCAGCTCGGCGAGCGCCGCCCGCACCGCGGCCGCCTGGTCGCGGTGGGCCGTGCCGACCGCGACACGCTCCGCCGTCACCGGAACCGGGTCGGGGCCGCGCTCGCTCGTCGCCGCACCACCCCGGTCCAGCAGCCTGCGGACCACCAGGGCCACGGCCCGGACCGCCTCGGGGTCCGTGCGGGGGGTGTGGCGGGCGGGGAGCTCCAGCAGCCCCCAGCCGGACTCCGCCGCCTCGTCCAGCACCCGGTCCGGACCCGAGCCGTCCGAGGGGACGCCGAACGACAGCCGCCGGTCGCCGTGGTCCGTGCCGCTGCGGAAGGGGGTGTACGGGTAGAACGCGTCCGAGACCAGCGGCGCGGCGGACGCGGGCAGCCGCCACGACACCGGCAGCCGGTGCTGCGGCAGCTCCGGATTGTGCGCCAGCAGGGTCGAGACGGCGCTCGCCGACGGGTCGTACGTGAGGCCGGCCCACTGGTCGGCGCCCACGATCGAGAACGGGTCCAGCTGGCCCGGGTCCCCCACGAACAGCGCCCGCTCGAACAGCCCGGCCACGGCCAGCAGGGCGTCCGACCGCATCTGGTACGCCTCGTCGACGATGGCGTGGCCCCACGGCTCCACGTTCTTCACGTGCGCCCACTTGGCGGCCGTGGAGATCACGACGTCCAGGCCCGCCAGATCCGCCGCCTTCGCGGACGTGCGCACGTTGTCCAGGCCGTCCAGGACCTTGTCGTACGGATCGGAGTCGCTGCTGTGCAGCCGGCCCACCGGCAGGCTCGGTGCCTTCTCGGCCAGCCGCACCACCAGGTCGTCCACCTGGGCGTTGGTCTGCGCGACCACCATCAGGGGGCGGCCCGCCGAGGCCAGCTCCAGCGCGGCCCGCACCACCAGCGTCGACTTGCCCGCGCCCGGCGGCGAGTCCACCACGACGCCGCGCGCCGTGCCGCGCAGGGTGTCGCCGAGGATCGCGTCGGTCGCCCGCGCGGCCGCGGCACCCGGGTCGAGAACGGATGTCACAGGAGGTCCTCCGCGGTCACGGGATCGGGCCGCTCGGCAGGCCCGGTGCCGGCGGCGCCCGGCGGGCCGCCATGGGTCCACGGAGTGTCCTCCGGGTCGGGCAGCTTCGGGCCGCCCCGCTGGTCGTGCTCGAACAGGGTCCAGGCGATCCGGTCGCCGGGCCCGGGCACCGAACCGGGCGCGGGCTCCTTGCCCCGGCCCATCCGGTCCATGATCCGCAGCACGAGAACAGCCGTCCCCTCCCCGTCCCCGTCTTCGGGCTCCCCGGTGGCACCGGACGCGTACGTCACGAACTCCGCCGTCTGCGCCCTGCCCGGATCGCCGTCCAGGGAGCGGTACACCTTGGTCCGCTCACCGAGATGCGGGCGCTCCTCCGTCCGCACCGTGATTAGGGGGCGGGGCGAGGGCCGCTTCGACTCGCTGTACGCCATCTCCACCTCCGTCACCACCCCGACGAACGCCTCGCCCGCCAGCCTCCGCCCCGCCAGCACCAGCGGATCGTCGAGGGCCTCCTGGGCGTCCAGCTGCGCCTGGGCCGTCTCCCGCGAGGCGAGCTTCTGCGCCGCCGTCACCGCGTCGTCCCGGCGCGGCTGCGGCGGCTCGCCCGCCAGCACCCGGTCCCGGTGCCCGGTGAACGACCAGCGGTCCCTGGTCCAGCGGTCCTGCGCCCTGGCCCCCTCCGGCAGCTCCCGCAGCAGGTCGAGTCCCCGCCACACCGCGTCCCAGGTGGGCAGCAGCACCCCCGCCAGCAGTGACCTGATCTCCCGCTCGGCGGCGCTCAGCTCGCCGAGCCGGGTGTCCGCGTCGAGGCCGTCCTCCGCGGCGGCCAGCGCCGAGCGCGCCCGGTCGTACTTCTCGATCGCGGGCGCCAGCAGCCTGTTGTCGAACGCCGGATCCGTCGCGGGCCCGGCCGGCGGGCAGAGGAGCTGACCGTCCCGGTCTCGCTCCAGCTCCGCGCGGAGGGCGGCCTCCGCGCCCGACCCGCCCACCGGCGGGTCGACCCAGGCGAGGAGCGCGCCGAGGTGCTGGTCCTCCAGGCTGCTCTGCCCGGTCGCCCAGTGGCGGTTCAGCAGGTCCGTCGCGGCGAGCAGCAGTGAGGAACCCGGCACCCTGGACCGCTCGCCGTAGTGCGTCAGCCAGCGCCCGAGGAGCGGAACGCGGGCGGGAGCCGGGAAAGGGGTGTCCGGATCGTCCTCGGCGGTCCGCCGGAACCGCATGGACCGACCGAGCAGGCGGACGAAGTCGACGCCCGCCCTGCTGGGCACGATCAGCTGGGCGGCGTCCGCGCACAGCTCCACCTCGACCTTGACCTTCTTGCCGGTCCCGGGATCGACCTCGTTGCGCTCGGCCGGCTCGACGGCGTCGGCGTACGACTCGATGTGCGGCAGCACCGCCTCGGCCAGCTCGGCGAGGAAGGCGAACCGGAGATCGCGGTCGCGGGGCTGCGGCACAGCCAGCAGCCGGGGCGCCGCACGGTCCGTGCCCACGAGCGCGCCGAGCGGGGCCCCCGCCTCACCGGCGGTCGTCAGCGGCACGAGCACGAGCGGCTGATCGGTCAGATGCCGGTGGCGCACGGTGGCCAGCGGCTGGGCACGCCCGCTGTCGACCGCCTCAAGACGGGCGAGGGTGCTGATCAGCGACATGCGACACCGCCGCTCACTCCGGCCAGGGCCTCGGCGCGCAGGGCGGCGGCCCTGCGGAGCGCGGCCACCGTCGGGTCGGCGGGGTCGCCCTCCTTGCCGGCCGCCGCGGCCAGGACCCCGGCGACCGTCGTCAGGCCGCCGAGCTCGCCGCGCACACTGCGGCCCAGGGACTCCACCGCGCCCTCCGCGCGGGCCTTCGCCCGGCAGTGGAAGGCCAGCTCGCACGCGGCCAGGCACTCGGGGGCGTACGCGGCGGGGACCGTCTCGACGGCGGTGCCGAGCTCCTCGGGGGAGCGGTCCGGGTCGAAGGTCGTGCCTTCGGGCAGGGCGGCCGCGATGTCCTCGACACGGGTCAGCCTGGTCAGCTGACGGTCGGTCACGGCACGCTGCTTGCGCACGTCCACGACGGAGGCCGTGGGCAGGTTGGAGAAGTCCTTCGGGCAGACGAGCAGGACCTGATGGCAGACCTCGGCGCCCTCGGTCACTGCCGCGATCCGCTCCAGCGCCAGGACGTAGACGGCGGACTGACGGGCCGCCGCACCGACCTTCGCCGCGTCCGCGGAACCGTCGATCATGGGGAAGGACTTGATCTCGACGACCGTCCAGGTGCCGTCGGGGTGCACCACCACGGCGTCCGGCTCCAGGTAGGCGGGCGAGCCCGCGACCTCGAGCGCCAGCATCGGATGGTCGAGCAGGGCCCAGTCGCCCGCCGCCGTGGCTTCGCGCAGCGCCAGCGCCGTGCGCGCGGCGCGGCCCTCGGGGCCGGCGGCCGTCAGATCGGGCACCTTCGCCTCGGCCGGGGCCTCGGCGCCGCCGCCGAGCCGCTCGACGAGGAGGCGCAGCAGCTCCGTGCCGCCGTCGGCCTTGACCTTCGCCTCGAAGGCGTTTCCCCGCACGAACGCGAACTGGGACTGGCCGAACGCGGCGGGGGAGCCGAGCGCGGTGGCCAGCCCGGCCTTGTCGACACCCGCGCCGTCGAGCAGGGCGCGCCGTCTGCATCCCGGGTTGGCGGCCAGCGCGGCCAGCGCGCGGGCGTCGAGCGGATGCGGCGCGACGGACGGGCCGCGCAGCTCAGCGAGCCGCTGCCGGAGCGTCGTCGTCGGCCTCGGCTGCGGAGAGGGTGCGCGCGTCGCTGGAATCTGCGGAGGCGGTCCGCTGGCCGGGTATTCGCTCACCCGCGGAAGTCTTGCATCCGTCACTGACAATCGTGGACCTCGCGGGGATGCTCGCGGGGGTGAGGGATGCGGGAACCCGTGCGGACACCACCCGCACCCGGTCCTTGACGCGGTCCGCGAGCCGCATGAACGGCCTGGTCAGCAGGGCGCCCACGCCCATCACGGCGGCTCCGGCCACGGCGTCGAGGAAGTAGTGGTTCGCGGTCCCCATCACGACGAGGACGGTGAGCAGCGGATAGGCGGCGCCCGCCGCGCGCACGAGCGGGTGACGGCCGTGGCGCCACAGCAGGACGCCGCACCACACCGCCCAGCCGACGTGCAGGCTCGGCATCGCCGCGTACTGGTTGGTCATCCCGCTGAGCCCGCGCGGGGCACTGGCTCCCGCGCCCCACCAGCCGTAGGAGCTGTACTGGGCCATCGTGTCGACGAAGCCGTGGTGGGCGTCGAGGAGCCGCGGCGGACAGGTGGGCATCAGCGTGAAGCCGACCAGCCCGAGGAGCGTGGAGGTCATCAGCCAGGTGCGGGCCGCCCGGTAGGCGGCGCCGCGGCGCCGGAAGATCCAGACCAGCACGGCCGGGGTGACCAGGTAGTGCAGGGAGGCGTACGCGAAGTCGGCGGGTATGCCGAGCGAGGGGTGGGCGGTCAGCAGCCGGTTGAGAGGGTGCTCGGCGTTGAGACGCAGCGCCTTCTCCAGGCGGAGTATCGCGAGGCCGTTGTCGACGGCCGCCGGTATGTTCTCGTGGACCAGCAGCCGGCCCAGGGAGTACAGGCCGTACACCACCGCGATCAGCGGAAGCTCCGTCCACCAGCGGGGCCGGTGACCGGAGGACGGTGTCGCGGCGGTGGCGTGCGGCATCCGGCAGCTCTCCCCATGGTTCATTCGGTCGACGGCGGGCGTTCAACCGTACGGTGGTCGTATGCCTCGATTTCCGCCGGGGCATTCCCCCGCCGAGGCCCCGGTCATGCGCACGGAGGGACGCCGCCGACGCCCCGTGGGTTGCTCCTGGGACGGGTGCGGGATGATGGGGCGGGGCCCGGGCCCGCTCCGGTCCTCCGCCGGACGCCCGCGTTCGCGCCCCTTCGCCGTCCCGGACGCCGCTGTCCCGGACCCACCAGATCCTAGGGTCCTCGCATCTTCGGATCTTCGTAATTTCAGGGAGAGCCGTCATGGCACCGCGCATCCTGCTGGCCCGGCACGGACAGACCCAGTGGTCCGTCCAGGGCAATCACACCGGCAGGACCGACATTCCCCTCCTCGACGCAGGCCGTAAGGGCGCCGAACTGCTCGGCGAGCGGCTGCACCGGGAGCCCTGGGGCGGCCTGCCCGGCGTCGAGGTGCGGACGAGTCCACTGGTCCGCGCGTCGGAGACCTGTGCGATCGCCGGTTTCGGCGAGCGGGCACAGCCGTGGGACGCGCTGATGGAGTTCGACTACGGGGACTACGAGGGGCTGACCCCCGCGCAGATCAAGGCGGACCGGCCGGACTGGCTCATCTGGCGCGACGGCGTCCCCGGGGGCGAGACGCTCGCCGAGGTATCCGCCCGCGCCGACGAGGTCGTCGAGTGGGCGCGATCCGCCGACCGTGACGTGCTGGTCTTCGCCCACGGGCACATCCTGCGCGTGCTGGGGGCGCGTTGGCTGGGGGAGGACGTGTCGTTCGCCGCGCGGATCCGCCTGGAGCCCACGTCCCTCTCGGTGCTGGGCTGGGCGTACGGCCTCCCCGCGCTGGAACGCTGGAACGACACCGGCCACCTGGACCGCTGAACCGGAGGTGGACGGCCCCGGGCGGGGCGGACCTCAGGCGCCGGGCGGCAGTTCCTCGTAGCGGGCCAGAAGGGCCGTCACCTCCGGCCCGCCCCTCGGCCTCAGCACCCGTACGGCGCTCGACAGCATGCCGCGGATCCGGGAGGACTGGACCCGGTCCAGCAGGTCCAGCACCTGGTGCCCCGCCGCCGCGGCCTCGTCTGCCGTGCCGGCGCGCGCCAGGTCGCCTGCGAGCTGCGCGCGGTACAGCGCGAGGTTCCGGGTGAAGTGCGGGTCCTGCAGCCGGGTCGCCCGCCGTGCGTGCCGTGCCGCCCGCGCCCAGTCACCCAGAGCCGACCAGCACTGGGCCTCCAGCAGTTCCAGTTCGGCCTCCCGGAAGAAGGACATCCACTCCGGGTCGGAGTCGCACGCACCGCGGTCGAAGGCGGCACGCGCACGCCCGATCGCCTGTTCACACCCCGTACGGTCCCCGAGCCACGCCCTGGCCCCCGCCTCCCGCAGTGCCAGCAGGGCCAGCAGCCGCGGTGAGCCCAGCGGGCGGGCCGCCCTCCGGCCGGCCTCCGCGGCGCGGACCGCCTCGCGGGCCCGCCCCGTGTCGCGGGCCAGGAACGACGCGTTGCAGAACGCGTGCGCCTCCAGCGCCGCGTCCCCGGCCAGCCGCGCCGTCGCCAGCGCCTCCGCGTAGTGGGAACGCGCGTCGTCGAAGCGGCCCGAGTCGTGGGCCAGCCATCCCACGGAGATCGCCAGCTCACCGGCGCCCGCGTGCAGACGGTCAGCCGTGCTGCCCCGCGTGACGGCCCCCGAGTCGAGGAGGGCGTAGGCGGCCCGCAGGGGCTGGGAGGCCTGCCGGTAGAGGCCGTCCCCGCCGTGGCGGTCGTCCAGCAGGCGGATCCGGCGCACCGCCTTCTCCACAGCGCTGACCTCGGCCTCGCCGACCCGGCGCTGGGCGGGGACGGCGAGGGGGTCGGCGGCGGCGGAACGGCCGCCCAGCCCCAGGGACGCGGCCACCGTGGCGGTACCGCCGGTCATGAACACGCGACGCAGCACGTCGCTCTCCTCGTGGATGTCGCTGTCGAGCGTGGGAGGTGTGGTGGACGGAGGCGCGGATGCCGTGCGGGCCCCCCGGCCGCGCACGCTCCCGCGGTCCGAGAAGCCCAGGTCCGCGAGGCTCGCCCCGGGGAACATGTGCAGGAACACCCGTTCGTACGCGTAGTTGGGACAACGGATCTCGCCGGACTCCACGCGTCCGATGTACCGGGCGTCGCACGCGACCTGTTCACCGATCTCGCGGGCGGCCCGGCGGACCGCGGCCGCGAACTCCCCGGCGGAGCGCTGACCGCGCAGCCGACGGAAGACGAGGTTGGGAACTGCCCGTGTCGACACCATGGCGGGGCCCTCTCTGGTGCGGCCGGGCTCCTGCTTCCGGTGTCCCGGCGGAGCAAGAACGTACCGGCTGTGACGACGCGCACGCGCAGCGTTTAGCAACAAAGCGGACATCTCACCCTTGATCTGCCATGAACTGCCACCCTTTGCGGCGGCGTGCCGCCGTAGCCCTTGACGCCGTCGGCGCGTTGGTCCATGCGGAGACGGGGCGTGGCCCCGACTCGGCGAGACGAGAGGAGGGGTTCCCTTGCCTCACATGGGCCCGGAAACCACGCCGTGCGATCTGGTGACCGTCCCCGCGCGTCAGGGTCTGGAAGCCGTGGACATCCTGCGCAGGGGAGCGGAGAACGAGCCCGTCGGACCGGTCCTGCACGACGGGGCCTGCGCCGTACTCGGCTTCCTCGTCCCGCCCGGCACGGCGGAGGCGTGGGACGTCCCCGGGAGCGCCTGCACGCGGACGGACGGCCGCGGACTGCGCATCCCGGCCGAGCCGCCCGCCGTCGGAGGGGGCTGGCTCCTGCCGCCCGCCGCGGAGACCCCCGTCACCGACCCGGCCGTACTCCGGGCCGCCCTCGACCAGGCGGCCCGGCTCATCGAGGCGGCCGACAACTGCCGCTGAGGCCCA
Proteins encoded in this window:
- a CDS encoding EAL domain-containing protein — protein: MSGTDEGPTPRAGTPPGSGPPEVTQRDHPRPGLSELRDYRAAFAAAALPMAVVDLRGQVVTPNDALGGLLGRDPAALTGQPAADLVGLSSDGPTWRAYNEVLRGTRPRLRCTRRLKHADGRPLWAEVTVVPMGDPADGAERVLLSVADISDRRELRERLRHLRMHDPVTRLPNRTLFFERLASALEAPDAAGTPEAPPGRIGLCYLDIDGFKAVNDTLGHRTGDRLLAAVAARLTDCAEADGHRTGGHLVARLGGDEFAILVEKSSGTHQLTELARSVCAALQRPFEVSGHRLSVSASIGVVERSSADTSATALMQAADTTLYWAKADGRARWTLFDPERNAHRMTRQALSSTLRPAVDRGEFTLEYQPLVGMADEVVRGVEALVRWNHPRFGLLAPSRFVPIAEEDGTIVQLGRWVLRTACLQARRWQLEHPEDPALFISVNIAVRQLRDSDLVADVAEVLAETGLEPGLLQLELTESAVMGSPGRPLRVLEALSDMGVRIAIDDFGTGYSNLAYLSRLPVSVLKLDGSFVRGFRHEGGAHPSPADETIVEAMVQLAHRLGLTVTAECVETSGQAERLRRIGCDTGQGWLYSRAVAPERIAELIGARPPEG
- a CDS encoding M6 family metalloprotease domain-containing protein, yielding MPRQHGPGGPERPRLRSAAAALTSLLALAATGLVAGPAVAATRDAGPCALPRTGAHHSLGLDTWNGAYPRPEHGLDAVMVFLSFPDSEPVVSPEVLAADYFPSTTRFFRRASYGKFTLRAHPQRQWTAMPHPSTWYGIQRDWGSERRSAYLRDAIRAADEQTDFAAHDVVYLVADPDAPGVDSDATKVVNFDRPVRADGTDIRRVVTVFEEHPPDRNVLAHETGHVFDLADLYHRPEDGKGDWDTYVGDWDVMGSQFGLSPDLFGWHKWKLGWLEGEEVVCVQGAADLTLQPMAEVPLPGASVGTRLAVVRTGTDSALAIEARSATGNDRTTCTEGVLVYRIRNATPSGGGPVEVLDTHPESDACWDRSVYPPLADAPLREGERYTVPGERIRIDVADRTPSGAWTVRVTTGV
- a CDS encoding AAA domain-containing protein; translated protein: MTSVLDPGAAAARATDAILGDTLRGTARGVVVDSPPGAGKSTLVVRAALELASAGRPLMVVAQTNAQVDDLVVRLAEKAPSLPVGRLHSSDSDPYDKVLDGLDNVRTSAKAADLAGLDVVISTAAKWAHVKNVEPWGHAIVDEAYQMRSDALLAVAGLFERALFVGDPGQLDPFSIVGADQWAGLTYDPSASAVSTLLAHNPELPQHRLPVSWRLPASAAPLVSDAFYPYTPFRSGTDHGDRRLSFGVPSDGSGPDRVLDEAAESGWGLLELPARHTPRTDPEAVRAVALVVRRLLDRGGAATSERGPDPVPVTAERVAVGTAHRDQAAAVRAALAELGVTGVAVDTANRLQGREFDVTVVLHPLSGRPDATAFHLETGRLCVLASRHRHACVVVCRAGVADLLDEHPSTEPVQLGVTVKFPDGWEANHAVMSHLAEHRVHWSP
- a CDS encoding phosphatase PAP2 family protein — its product is MPHATAATPSSGHRPRWWTELPLIAVVYGLYSLGRLLVHENIPAAVDNGLAILRLEKALRLNAEHPLNRLLTAHPSLGIPADFAYASLHYLVTPAVLVWIFRRRGAAYRAARTWLMTSTLLGLVGFTLMPTCPPRLLDAHHGFVDTMAQYSSYGWWGAGASAPRGLSGMTNQYAAMPSLHVGWAVWCGVLLWRHGRHPLVRAAGAAYPLLTVLVVMGTANHYFLDAVAGAAVMGVGALLTRPFMRLADRVKDRVRVVSARVPASLTPASIPARSTIVSDGCKTSAGERIPGQRTASADSSDARTLSAAEADDDAPAAAR
- a CDS encoding histidine phosphatase family protein, producing the protein MAPRILLARHGQTQWSVQGNHTGRTDIPLLDAGRKGAELLGERLHREPWGGLPGVEVRTSPLVRASETCAIAGFGERAQPWDALMEFDYGDYEGLTPAQIKADRPDWLIWRDGVPGGETLAEVSARADEVVEWARSADRDVLVFAHGHILRVLGARWLGEDVSFAARIRLEPTSLSVLGWAYGLPALERWNDTGHLDR
- a CDS encoding tetratricopeptide repeat protein, whose amino-acid sequence is MVSTRAVPNLVFRRLRGQRSAGEFAAAVRRAAREIGEQVACDARYIGRVESGEIRCPNYAYERVFLHMFPGASLADLGFSDRGSVRGRGARTASAPPSTTPPTLDSDIHEESDVLRRVFMTGGTATVAASLGLGGRSAAADPLAVPAQRRVGEAEVSAVEKAVRRIRLLDDRHGGDGLYRQASQPLRAAYALLDSGAVTRGSTADRLHAGAGELAISVGWLAHDSGRFDDARSHYAEALATARLAGDAALEAHAFCNASFLARDTGRAREAVRAAEAGRRAARPLGSPRLLALLALREAGARAWLGDRTGCEQAIGRARAAFDRGACDSDPEWMSFFREAELELLEAQCWSALGDWARAARHARRATRLQDPHFTRNLALYRAQLAGDLARAGTADEAAAAGHQVLDLLDRVQSSRIRGMLSSAVRVLRPRGGPEVTALLARYEELPPGA